The DNA window CATTAACAAGATGGATCGTGAAGGTAAAGACGCTTTTGATCTATTAGATGAAATTGAACAAAAGTTAGGATTAAAAGTTGTACCGCTTAGCTTCCCTATTGGTATGGGTTACGATTTTAAAGGGATTTATAATATTTGGGAGAAAAATGTCAATTTATTTAGTGGAGATAGTCGTAAAGACATTGAAGAAACTATCGAAATAGATGACTTAGCATCTTCAGAATTAGATCAACTTATTGGAGACAATGCTGCTCAGACTCTTAGAGAAGAAATAGAACTCGTAGCAGGCATTTATCCTCAATTCGATAAGGACAAGTATTTAAATAGTGAAATACAACCTGTATTTTTTGGTTCTGCTCTTAATAACTTTGGAGTTCGTGAGCTTTTAGATTGTTTTGTAGAAATAGCACCTAAACCTAGACCAAAATATAGTGAAGAACGATTGGTAAAACCTGATGAAGATAAATTCTCTGGCTTTGTATTTAAGATTCATGCAAATATGGATCCAAACCACAGAAACCGATTAGCCTTCATAAAGATTGTTTCTGGTGAATTTAAAAGAAATGCACCTTACCTCCATGTAAGACATAATAAAAAATTAAAATTTTCTAGTCCGAATGCCTTTTTTGCTGAAAAGAAAGAAATTGTAGATATTTCTTATCCAGGAGATATTGTTGGATTACAAGATACTGGGAACTTTAAAATCGGAGACACTTTAACTGAAGGTGAAATACTCAACTATAAAGGCATACCAAGTTTCTCTCCAGAACACTTTAGATATATCAATAATGCAGATCCATTAAAATCAAAACAACTAAATAAAGGTATTGATCAACTTATGGACGAAGGTGTAGCTCAATTATTCACCTTAGAACTCAACGGAAGAAAAGTAATTGGCACTGTTGGCGCACTTCAGTATGAGGTGATACAATATCGTCTTGAACATGAATATGGTGCAAAATGTACTTACGAAAATTTAAATGTACACAAAGCTTGTTGGGTTGAACCTAAAGACAAAAAAAGTGAAGAATTTAAAGAATTCAAGAGAGTAAAACAGCGTTTCTTAGCAAAAGACAAAAGAGGGCAACTTGTGTTTTTAGCAGATTCATCTTTTTCTTTACAGATGACACAACAAAAGTATCCAAATATTATATTTCATTTAACTTCGGAGTTTTAAAATCATCGTCCAATTTATTAAGGGTAAATCAAATAACAATCAATGTTGATAAACTATTAATAAGTCAGAAATTCATCTCTAAATTTCAAAGAGTTAATCTATATATTTATGCATAATATTTAATTGTTACACTGAATTGATTTCCAAAAAGACTAACGTCCAATTAATAGTAATAATTACTTTCTTTTTTAATGTTATATGTGCTCAAACAAAACCTATTGAGCATATTGTTAGTAAAGGTGATAACGTTTATCGATTATCATTGCGTTATCAAGTAACGATGGAATCAATTTTTAAATTGAACCCTGGATCTAGAGCATTAATAAAAGTAGGTGAAACACTATTAATTCCTGACAATGCTAAACCACTGCCTACTGAACAAAATTCAGCAGCTAAAACACATTTTGTTTCCAAAGGGGAAACTAAATATGGATTATCAAAAAAATACAACGTTTCAATTGACCAACTTGAAAAAGCCAATCCTAGCATTGTAAGAATGCTGATTGCGGGTGAAACTATTGATATTCCTACTAAAAACCCTAATAATCAATTCGTTGAAAACTCTTCAGTAAATGATAGATTTCATAGAGTTAAAAAAGGTGAGACATTATGGGGAATTTCTCAAAAATACGGTATGACATTAGAAACGTTGAAAGCATTAAATAAAAATAGCTTAAATAATTTTCTAAGTATCGGACAAGTATTAGCATTACAAGAAACTAAAAACGACATAGTAATCGAAAAAAAAGTAACAGATACTAAAACTTATACTGTAATTAAAGGTGATACAAAATATGGGTTATCTAAACGTTTTAATTTATCAATAGCTGAATTAGAACAATTAAACCCTGAAATCACCCCAATGTTACGAACAGGTGCTATAATTAAAACTCGAGAATTAGAATTAGATAAAAACACTCTAACCAACACAAAAACTGTTATAACGAACAATAATGTTGATGAGGCGATAAAAGTTGTCGAAAACAATAAAAATGAAGACAGAGAAGTAGAAAAAACGCCCAAGAGCAATTCAAATTTAGCTGTATTATGGGATGATAACTTTACCTTTTCTGGTTCAGAATTAAATGATGAAAAAGCTAAATACTACAAAGGTTTGATACTTGCAATAGATTCAATTAACAAAGAATATCCTCAAAACAAATTAAGTATCATAAAAACGAAACCCAATGCAAACGATTCATTAAACACATCGCTTACTAAGACATATTTTCACCCTTTTGACAATAAAAATACTACACTTAACATGACTAGTATTGATTTATTTTCAATAGCTTACAACGAACAAGATGGTCTGAGAAAAATATTTCTAAAAGGTCTACCTTCAAATGAAGATATGAGAAATCGTGTTTTAGATTATATAAAAAAAGAAGAAGGTCACTACATATGTCTTTATGATAATGAAAATTCAAAAAACAAAAACACTATAGAAACCACATTGCCAAATGTAGATTTTATTAAAATTAATAGAAAAGGTAGTTTTAAATCAGAAGATTTAACAAACGTATTAAGCACTTCAAAGAAAAACTTTGTAATTATTGAAAGTTCTGATGTAGGTGTTTTTTTAAATAGCACTAATATTTTATTAAAAAAAATATCAACTTCAGATACTCAACTTGTAGTTTTAGACTCCAAAAACATTCCCTCAAAAGAAAAAATTACATCAAAACGATTTAAAATCTTACACCTTTTATTTCCTAAACAATACAACTTTGAGTTAAACAAAGATATAGACAATACCGTTGCACTTAGTTTTGCAATATACTATGATACATTCAAACGCCTATATAAACATAATTCAGAAGCTTTTACCAATACTATTAGTACTTCTTTTTTAGGTTTTTCTTTTAACTATGAATTAAATAATAATGTCCTGGAAAACAAATCTGTTCCATTATTTATTTTTGATGAAAATTCTGACCATACTTTAATATCAAATGAATAGTTAAAAAAAATGAAACTATAGTATTTAACAAAGATAATAACACTAATATTTATTAATAATTTACTTCTATATATTATAATAAATTTTTATATCTTTATGCAGTTAAACTAATTTTTAATACAGTTAATCTATATTTTATTTGTATAATATAACTTTAGTCTCGAAAACTTGATTTTAATGAAAAGTCCCAAATTAAAAATATTCATTATTTTCTCATTTTTTTTGATAGTTACAACAAACAGTTTTTCACAATGTCCTACTGTATTAAATAACTCTCAATCATTTTGTGATTTAGATTCTCTTTTAATATCTGACCTCGATGCTACAGATAATGGTGCTGGCATAGCTTGGTTTGACACACTTACTTCTACAACTCCTTTAGATCTTTCTGATTCACTAGTTGATGGTGAAAATTATTATGCAGATAATACTACTGGTGATTGTGGTTCTAGGCAAATTGTTACTGTTAGTATATTAGGTCCACCTATGGGTCTAAATTTTCAAGGCGTATGTGTAGATCAACCTGAGGATGCTACACTCGCTGATTTAAATCTTACAGGTAATAATATTCAATGGTACCTTTCATCTATTGGAGGCTCTCCTCTTAATAGTAATACCGTATTAACTGATGAAACAACTTATTATGCAGACCAAGAAAACCCAGCAACAAATTGTCGCACCTCTAGGAGAGCAGTTCTTGTTATAGTTGGTGTAATACCTGTTCCTGAAGGTAATAGTACTCAACGTTTTTGCTTAGACTCAAATAGTAATTTACCTACTGTAAATGATTTAATAGCCAGTGGTAATAATAATTGGTATTTATCTCAATCATCTGCTTCTCCCTTAGATCTAAATACGACTTTAATTGATGGGAATAGTTATTATGCGACTACTGTTGATTCTCCATGTGAAAGTGACTCTAGGTTAGAAGTTACAGTTGAATTTATTTTTCAAGATATTGCTGGCTCTGATGGTGTTATAGAAATTTGTACTAACGATACTAATACCTACAATCTTTTTGATAGTCTGAATGGAACGCCTCAAACTGGTGGTACATGGTCGCCTGCTTTAAGTAGTGGCTCTGGTATTTTTGATCCTAGTGTTGATCCGCAAGGAACATATACTTATACTATTTCTAATCCATTTTGTGATGATGCTACGGCTTCTGTTACTGTTACAATGATACCTCCTCCAGATGCTGGAACAGATGGTGTTTTGGATATTTGTGATAACGATACTAATACCTATGACCTTTTTAATAATCTAGGTGGAACACCTCAAACTGATGGTACTTGGTCTCCAGCTTTAAGTAGTGGCTCTGGTGTTTTTGATCCTAGTATTGATCCGCAAGGAACATACACCTATACGGTTATTAGTACAAATCCTACGTGTGAGGATGCGTCAGCTTCTGTTATAGTGACAATGATTCCACCTCCTGATGCTGGACAGAATGGCGTTTTAGATATTTGTGAAGATGATACTAATACCTACAACCTTTTTGATAGCCTAGGTGGAACACCTCAAACTGGTGGTACATGGTCGCCTGCTTTAAGTAGTGGCTCTGGTATTTTTGATCCTAGTATTGATTCGCAAGGAACATATACCTACACGGTTGCTAGTACAAATCCTCTTTGCGAGGATGTTTCTGCCACAGTAACTGTTACAATCATACCTCCTCCTGATGCTGGTACAGATGGCGTTTTGGATATTTGTGATAACGACACTAATACTTATGACCTTTTTGATAATCTAGGTGGAACACCTCAAACTGGTGGTACTTGGTCGCCTGCTTTAAGTAGTGGCTCTGGTATTTTTGATCCTAGTATTGATTCGCAAGGAACATATACCTACACGGTTATTAGTACAAATCCTACGTGTGAGGATGCGTCAGCTTCTGTTATAGTGACAATGATTCCACCTCCTGATGCTGGACAGAATGGCGTTTTAGACATTTGTGAAGATGATACTAATACCTACAACCTTTTTGATAGCCTAGGTGGAACACCTCAAACTGGTGGTACATGGTCGCCTGCTTTAAGTAGTGGCTCTGGTATTTTTAATCCTAGTATTGATCCGCAAGGAACATATACCTACACGGTTGCTAGTACGAATCCTCTTTGTGAGGATGTTTCTGCTACAGTAACTGTTACAATCATACCTCCTCCTGATGCTGGTACAGATGGCGTTTTGGATATTTGTGATAACGACACTAATACTTATGACCTTTTTAATAATCTAGGTGGAACACCTCAAACTGGTGGTACTTGGTCGCCTGCTTTAAGTAGTGGCTCTGGTATTTTTGATCCTAGTATTGATTCGCAAGGAACATATACCTACACGGTTATTAGTACAAATCCTACGTGTGAGGATGCGTCAGCTTCTGTTATAGTGACAATGATTCCACCTCCTGATGCTGGACAGAATGGCGTTTTAGACATTTGTGAAGATGATACTAATACCTACAACCTTTTTGATAGTCTAGGTGGAACACCTCAAACTGGTGGTACATGGTCGCCTGCTTTAAGTAGTGGCTCTGGTATTTTTGATCCTAGTATTGATCCGCAAGGAACATATACCTACACGGTTGCTAGTACGAATCCTCTTTGTGAGGATGTTTCTGCTACAGTAACTGTTACAATCATACCTCCTCCTGATGCTGGTACAGATGGCGTTTTGGATATTTGTGATAACGACACTAATACTTATGACCTTTTTAATAATCTAGGTGGAACACCTCAAACTGGTGGTACTTGGTCGCCTGCTTTAAGTAGTGGCTCTGGTATTTTTGATCCTAGTATTGATTCGCAAGGAACATATACCTACACGGTTATTAGTACAAACCCTATTTGTGGTAATGCGTCAGCTTCTGTTATAGTGACAATGATTCCTCCTCCTGATGCTGGACAGAATGGCGTTTTAGACATTTGTGAAGATGATACTAATACCTACAACCTTTTTGATAGCCTAGGTGGAACACCTCAAACTGGTGGTACATGGTCGCCTGCTTTAAGTAGTGGCTCTGGTATTTTTGATCCTAGTATTGATTCGCAAGGAACATATACCTACACGGTTGCTAGTACAAATCCTACTTGTGAAGATGTTTCTGCTACAGTAACTGTTACAATCATTCCAACTCCTGATGCTGGTACAGATGGCGTTTTGGATATTTGTGATAACGACACTAATACTTATGACCTTTTTGATAATCTAGGTGGAACACCTCAAACTGGTGGTACTTGGTCGCCTGCTTTAAGTAGTGGCTCTGGTATTTTTGATCCTAGTATTGATTCGCAAGGAACATACACCTACACGGTTATTAGTACAAACCCTATTTGTGGTAATGCGTCAGCTTCTGTTATAGTGACAATGATTCCACCTCCTGATGCTGGACAGAATGGCGTTTTAGATATTTGTGAAGATGATACTAATACCTACAACCTTTTTGATAGTCTAGGTGGAACACCTCAAACTGGTGGTACATGGTCGCCTGCTTTAAGTAGTGGCTCTGGTATTTTTGATCCTAGTATTGATCCGCAAGGAACATATACCTACACGGTTGCTAGTACAAATCCTATTTGTGAGGATGTTTCTGCTACAGTAACTGTTACAATCATTCCAACTCCTGATGCTGGTACAGATGGCGTTTTGGATATTTGTGATAACGATACTAATACTTATGACCTTTTTAATAATCTAGGTGGAACACCTCAAACTGCTGGTACTTGGTCGCCTGCTTTAAGTAGTGGCTCTGGTATTTTTGATCCTAGTATTGATTCGCAAGGAACATATACCTACACGGTTATTAGTACAAACCCTATTTGTGGTAATGCGTCAGCTTCTGTTATAGTGACAATGATTCCTCCTCCTGATGCTGGACAGAATGGCGTTTTAGACATTTGTGAAGATGATACTAATACCTACAACCTTTTTGATAGCCTAGGTGGAACACCTCAAACTGGTGGTACATGGTCGCCTGCTTTAAGTAGTGGCTCTGGTATTTTTGATCCTAGTATTGATTCGCAAGGAACATATACCTACACGGTTGCTAGTACAAATCCTACTTGTGAAGATGTTTCTGCTACAGTAACTGTTACAATCATTCCAACTCCTGATGCTGGTACAGATGGCGTTTTGGATATTTGTGATAACGACACTAATACTTATGACCTTTTTGATAATCTAGGTGGAACACCTCAAACTGGTGGTACTTGGTCGCCTGCTTTAAGTAGTGGCTCTGGTATTTTTGATCCTAGTATTGATTCGCAAGGAACATACACCTACACGGTTATTAGTACAAACCCTATTTGTGGTAATGCGTCAGCTTCTGTTATAGTGACAATGATTCCACCTCCTGATGCTGGACAGAATGGCGTTTTAGATATTTGTGAAGATGATACTAATACCTACAACCTTTTTGATAGTCTAGGTGGAACACCTCAAACTGGTGGTACATGGTCGCCTGCTTTAAGTAGTGGCTCTGGTATTTTTGATCCTAGTATTGATCCGCAAGGAACATATACCTACACGGTTGCTAGTACAAATCCTATTTGTGAGGATGTTTCTGCTACAGTAACTGTTACAATCATTCCAACTCCTGATGCTGGTACAGATGGCGTTTTGGATATTTGTGATAACGATACTAATACTTATGACCTTTTTAATAATCTAGGTGGAACACCTCAAACTGCTGGTACTTGGTCGCCTGCTTTAAGTAGTGGCTCTGGTATTTTTGATCCTAGTATTGATTCGCAAGGAACATATACCTACACGGTTATTAGTACAAACCCTATTTGTGGTAATGCGTCAGCTTCTGTTATAGTGACAATGATTCCTCCTCCTGATGCTGGACAGAATGGCGTTTTAGACATTTGTGAAGATGATACTAATACCTACAACCTTTTTGATAGCCTAGGTGGAACACCTCAAACTGGTGGTACATGGTCGCCTGCTTTAAGTAGTGGCTCTGGTATTTTTGATCCTAGTATTGATTCGCAAGGAACATATACCTACACGGTTGCTAGTACAAATCCTACTTGTGAAGATGTTTCTGCTACAGTAACTGTTACAATCATTCCAACTCCTGATGCTGGTACAGATGGCGTTTTGGATATTTGTGATAACGACACTAATACTTATGACCTTTTTAATAATCTAGGTGGAACACCTCAAACTGGTGGTACATGGTCGCCTGCTTTAAGTAGTGGCTCTGGTATTTTTGATCCTAGTATTGATTCGCAAGGAACATACACCTATACAATTTCTCATCCATTTTGTGGTGACGCTTCTGCTACAGTTACAGTGACAATCTTTTCGTCTCCCGACGCTGGTACAGATGGTGTATTAGGTATTTGTGATAACGATATCAATATCTACAACCTTTTTGATAGTCTAGGTGGAACACCTCAAACTGGAGGTATTTGGTCGCCTGCTTTAAGTAGTGGTACTGGTATGTTTGATCCTAGTATTGATCCACCTGGAACTTATACTTATACTATTGTTAGTACAAACCCTTTATGTTCGGATGCTTCTGCTTCAGTTGCAATTACTACTATTCCAGGACCTAATGCTGGTACAGATGGCATTTTGGATATTTGTGATAACGATACTAATACCTTTAATCTTTTTGATAATCTAGGTGGAACGCCTCAAACTGGTGGTACATGGTCGCCTGCTTTAAGTAGTGGCTCTGGTATTTTTGATCCTAATATTGATCTGCAAGGAACTTATACTTATACAATTTCTAATCCATTTTGTGATGACGCTACTGCTTCAGTTATAGTGACAATGATTCCTCCTCCTGATGCTGGTACAGATGGCGTTTTGGATATTTGTAATAACGATACTAATACCTATAATCTTTTTGAAAACCTAAATGGTACGCCTCAAACTGGTGGTACTTGGTCGCCTGCTCTTAACAGTGCTTCTGGTATTTTTGACCCTAGTATTGATTCTCCAGGTATTTACACATATACTGTTGCTAGTGCGAATTTAGTATGCGTTGATGGTTCTGCTACAGTTTTAGTAACAATTATTCCGATTCCTGACGCTGGTGATGATAGTCTGTTAAACATTTGTACTAACGTTACTAATACCTATAACCTTTTTGATAGCCTAAATGGAACGCCTCAAACTGGTGGTACATGGTCGCCTGCTTTAAGTAGTGGTTCTGAAATTTTTGATCCAAGTATTGATTCTGCAGGAGTTTACACATATACAGTTGATCTTACTGAATGTATGCAAACTGACACTTCACAAGTCACGATTTCTTTTAATAATCCACCAGACCTAAGTGGTTTGATGATCAATGTAGCTGATGTTTGTCAAGGAGAAAATGTTACAGTTAATTTAAATAATGCAACTAATCTAACAGACGGAGATTATAATTTATCTTATAACATTACTGGTGCTAACACCTTTAATCAAACGGTAGCTATCACATTTATTAATGGTGACAGTGCTTTTCAAATTAATTCAGATTTATTTATAAATGAAGGTTCAAATGAATTGTCTGTCGACAGTCTAATTGATAATATAACCAATTGTAGTGGAGATCTTTCAAATTTAACTACAATAAACTTTACTGTTTTTGAAAGTTTAGATCCAATACTTATTAATGAAGGAAATACTTTTTGCATTGAAGATCATCCAACTATCGCCTCTTTATCAAGTAATATAACCAATACAAACATTATTTCTACCTATTGGTACGATTCGCAAATAGGTGGCAATACATATACTCCAGAAACCATTTTAGAAAATGGTACAACTTACTATGCTTCTGTAATTTCTATTGATGGTTGTGAAAGTATTACTAGGCTTGCAGTAACTGTTAGCTTAACTACTTGCATTGAGAAACTAATTATTCCTGATGGATTTTCACCAAATGGAGACAGCATAAATGATACGTTTGATATAAAGAATCTAAACACCTTATATCCTAATTTCAAATTAACAATTTACAATCGATATGGCAATGTTCTCTATACAGGAAATAAAAACACTCCTAAATGGAATGGAGAATCGCATAGTGGAAAAGTATATGGAGATAATATTGTTCCAACAGGCGTTTACTTCTTTATTTTAGAATTCAATGACAATATTCGAAAAGATTTACAAGGAAGATTATATCTAAATAGATAAATGAAGTTAAAAAACAACATAAGGTTTTTATTGATGATTTTTATTATCACAACTATTGCGAATGCACAACAAGATGCTCAATTCACGCAATATATGTATAATATGAATGTTATTAACCCTGCTTACGCAACTGCTGATGAGGAGAATATTAACCTTGGTCTAATTTACAGATCGCAATGGGTTGGAGCCGTTGGGTCTCCAGTTACCGGATCATTTTTTGCTCATTCTACAATAGCAGACAATATGGAAGGAGGACTTTCTATTGTACACGATGAAATTGGTGACGTTGTTTCAGATACCAACTTATTTATAGATTATGCTTATGTACTAAGTTTGAGTGAAACGTCAAAATTATCGCTTGGTATTAAAGCTGGTTTATCATTTTTCTCAACGAACTTTAATGGATTCGTTTATTCTGATCCTCTTCCAGATCCTGCTTTTGCTGAAAATATAAGTAGAACATTTCCTAATGTTGGTGCTGGTATTTATTATTTTTCAGACAATCACTACTTTGGTTTATCTGCTCCAAATCTTTTAAAATCAAAACATTTAGAAGAAAGTAGTGGAATTGTAACTGAAGGAGTCGAAGAATTACACCTATTTTTCACAGGTGGATATGTATTTAATATAAATGAAAACTTATTATTAAAACCTGCTTTTATGGCAAAATCAGTAAGTGGAACTCCACTTACTTTAGACTTAACTTCAAACGTACTAATCAATAATAATTTTGAAATTGGAGTAGGTTATCGATTCGAAAGTGGTATTAGTGCACTAGCAAATTTTAAAATATTACCAAACTTAAGAGTAGGTTATGCATACGATTATACAGTTTCTAATTTAGGAAAATTTAACTCTGGAACTCATGAAGTAATTCTTTTGTTTGATTTATCTAAAATTGGAGCTGGTTACGACAAATCACCTAGATTCTTTTAATTCAATTTATTATGCCACTTAAAAGTATTTTTAGTATCGTTTTTTGTTTTTATGCTTTAGTAACTCATTGTCAAAGTTCTAAAACAAATAAAGCTCACAAACTTTTTGCGTCAAAAGCATATATTC is part of the Psychroserpens ponticola genome and encodes:
- a CDS encoding muramidase family protein translates to MESIFKLNPGSRALIKVGETLLIPDNAKPLPTEQNSAAKTHFVSKGETKYGLSKKYNVSIDQLEKANPSIVRMLIAGETIDIPTKNPNNQFVENSSVNDRFHRVKKGETLWGISQKYGMTLETLKALNKNSLNNFLSIGQVLALQETKNDIVIEKKVTDTKTYTVIKGDTKYGLSKRFNLSIAELEQLNPEITPMLRTGAIIKTRELELDKNTLTNTKTVITNNNVDEAIKVVENNKNEDREVEKTPKSNSNLAVLWDDNFTFSGSELNDEKAKYYKGLILAIDSINKEYPQNKLSIIKTKPNANDSLNTSLTKTYFHPFDNKNTTLNMTSIDLFSIAYNEQDGLRKIFLKGLPSNEDMRNRVLDYIKKEEGHYICLYDNENSKNKNTIETTLPNVDFIKINRKGSFKSEDLTNVLSTSKKNFVIIESSDVGVFLNSTNILLKKISTSDTQLVVLDSKNIPSKEKITSKRFKILHLLFPKQYNFELNKDIDNTVALSFAIYYDTFKRLYKHNSEAFTNTISTSFLGFSFNYELNNNVLENKSVPLFIFDENSDHTLISNE
- a CDS encoding PorP/SprF family type IX secretion system membrane protein gives rise to the protein MKLKNNIRFLLMIFIITTIANAQQDAQFTQYMYNMNVINPAYATADEENINLGLIYRSQWVGAVGSPVTGSFFAHSTIADNMEGGLSIVHDEIGDVVSDTNLFIDYAYVLSLSETSKLSLGIKAGLSFFSTNFNGFVYSDPLPDPAFAENISRTFPNVGAGIYYFSDNHYFGLSAPNLLKSKHLEESSGIVTEGVEELHLFFTGGYVFNINENLLLKPAFMAKSVSGTPLTLDLTSNVLINNNFEIGVGYRFESGISALANFKILPNLRVGYAYDYTVSNLGKFNSGTHEVILLFDLSKIGAGYDKSPRFF
- a CDS encoding gliding motility-associated C-terminal domain-containing protein codes for the protein MKSPKLKIFIIFSFFLIVTTNSFSQCPTVLNNSQSFCDLDSLLISDLDATDNGAGIAWFDTLTSTTPLDLSDSLVDGENYYADNTTGDCGSRQIVTVSILGPPMGLNFQGVCVDQPEDATLADLNLTGNNIQWYLSSIGGSPLNSNTVLTDETTYYADQENPATNCRTSRRAVLVIVGVIPVPEGNSTQRFCLDSNSNLPTVNDLIASGNNNWYLSQSSASPLDLNTTLIDGNSYYATTVDSPCESDSRLEVTVEFIFQDIAGSDGVIEICTNDTNTYNLFDSLNGTPQTGGTWSPALSSGSGIFDPSVDPQGTYTYTISNPFCDDATASVTVTMIPPPDAGTDGVLDICDNDTNTYDLFNNLGGTPQTDGTWSPALSSGSGVFDPSIDPQGTYTYTVISTNPTCEDASASVIVTMIPPPDAGQNGVLDICEDDTNTYNLFDSLGGTPQTGGTWSPALSSGSGIFDPSIDSQGTYTYTVASTNPLCEDVSATVTVTIIPPPDAGTDGVLDICDNDTNTYDLFDNLGGTPQTGGTWSPALSSGSGIFDPSIDSQGTYTYTVISTNPTCEDASASVIVTMIPPPDAGQNGVLDICEDDTNTYNLFDSLGGTPQTGGTWSPALSSGSGIFNPSIDPQGTYTYTVASTNPLCEDVSATVTVTIIPPPDAGTDGVLDICDNDTNTYDLFNNLGGTPQTGGTWSPALSSGSGIFDPSIDSQGTYTYTVISTNPTCEDASASVIVTMIPPPDAGQNGVLDICEDDTNTYNLFDSLGGTPQTGGTWSPALSSGSGIFDPSIDPQGTYTYTVASTNPLCEDVSATVTVTIIPPPDAGTDGVLDICDNDTNTYDLFNNLGGTPQTGGTWSPALSSGSGIFDPSIDSQGTYTYTVISTNPICGNASASVIVTMIPPPDAGQNGVLDICEDDTNTYNLFDSLGGTPQTGGTWSPALSSGSGIFDPSIDSQGTYTYTVASTNPTCEDVSATVTVTIIPTPDAGTDGVLDICDNDTNTYDLFDNLGGTPQTGGTWSPALSSGSGIFDPSIDSQGTYTYTVISTNPICGNASASVIVTMIPPPDAGQNGVLDICEDDTNTYNLFDSLGGTPQTGGTWSPALSSGSGIFDPSIDPQGTYTYTVASTNPICEDVSATVTVTIIPTPDAGTDGVLDICDNDTNTYDLFNNLGGTPQTAGTWSPALSSGSGIFDPSIDSQGTYTYTVISTNPICGNASASVIVTMIPPPDAGQNGVLDICEDDTNTYNLFDSLGGTPQTGGTWSPALSSGSGIFDPSIDSQGTYTYTVASTNPTCEDVSATVTVTIIPTPDAGTDGVLDICDNDTNTYDLFDNLGGTPQTGGTWSPALSSGSGIFDPSIDSQGTYTYTVISTNPICGNASASVIVTMIPPPDAGQNGVLDICEDDTNTYNLFDSLGGTPQTGGTWSPALSSGSGIFDPSIDPQGTYTYTVASTNPICEDVSATVTVTIIPTPDAGTDGVLDICDNDTNTYDLFNNLGGTPQTAGTWSPALSSGSGIFDPSIDSQGTYTYTVISTNPICGNASASVIVTMIPPPDAGQNGVLDICEDDTNTYNLFDSLGGTPQTGGTWSPALSSGSGIFDPSIDSQGTYTYTVASTNPTCEDVSATVTVTIIPTPDAGTDGVLDICDNDTNTYDLFNNLGGTPQTGGTWSPALSSGSGIFDPSIDSQGTYTYTISHPFCGDASATVTVTIFSSPDAGTDGVLGICDNDINIYNLFDSLGGTPQTGGIWSPALSSGTGMFDPSIDPPGTYTYTIVSTNPLCSDASASVAITTIPGPNAGTDGILDICDNDTNTFNLFDNLGGTPQTGGTWSPALSSGSGIFDPNIDLQGTYTYTISNPFCDDATASVIVTMIPPPDAGTDGVLDICNNDTNTYNLFENLNGTPQTGGTWSPALNSASGIFDPSIDSPGIYTYTVASANLVCVDGSATVLVTIIPIPDAGDDSLLNICTNVTNTYNLFDSLNGTPQTGGTWSPALSSGSEIFDPSIDSAGVYTYTVDLTECMQTDTSQVTISFNNPPDLSGLMINVADVCQGENVTVNLNNATNLTDGDYNLSYNITGANTFNQTVAITFINGDSAFQINSDLFINEGSNELSVDSLIDNITNCSGDLSNLTTINFTVFESLDPILINEGNTFCIEDHPTIASLSSNITNTNIISTYWYDSQIGGNTYTPETILENGTTYYASVISIDGCESITRLAVTVSLTTCIEKLIIPDGFSPNGDSINDTFDIKNLNTLYPNFKLTIYNRYGNVLYTGNKNTPKWNGESHSGKVYGDNIVPTGVYFFILEFNDNIRKDLQGRLYLNR
- a CDS encoding peptide chain release factor 3, which produces MSFLKEINRRRTFGIISHPDAGKTTLTEKLLLFGGAIQEAGAVKSNKIKKGATSDFMEIERQRGISVATSVLAFEYDGIKINILDTPGHKDFAEDTFRTLTAVDSVIVVIDVAKGVEEQTEKLVEVCRMRNIPMIVFINKMDREGKDAFDLLDEIEQKLGLKVVPLSFPIGMGYDFKGIYNIWEKNVNLFSGDSRKDIEETIEIDDLASSELDQLIGDNAAQTLREEIELVAGIYPQFDKDKYLNSEIQPVFFGSALNNFGVRELLDCFVEIAPKPRPKYSEERLVKPDEDKFSGFVFKIHANMDPNHRNRLAFIKIVSGEFKRNAPYLHVRHNKKLKFSSPNAFFAEKKEIVDISYPGDIVGLQDTGNFKIGDTLTEGEILNYKGIPSFSPEHFRYINNADPLKSKQLNKGIDQLMDEGVAQLFTLELNGRKVIGTVGALQYEVIQYRLEHEYGAKCTYENLNVHKACWVEPKDKKSEEFKEFKRVKQRFLAKDKRGQLVFLADSSFSLQMTQQKYPNIIFHLTSEF